The DNA region GCGGGGGAGTACGAGATGCACGGCACCCAGGGCACCGGGGCGACGGATGTTCAGATCAGGCTCGACTCGGAGACTGAACTTGACGATCGCTTGGCGCTGATCGGGTGGCTCCGCGGTGAACGCGGCCTCCAGGGGCGCGTGCACGTCCTGCCCGCCGCACCCGCGGAGAACGAGCTCGGTGCCGGGCTCGACTTGCTCACGGTATCCCTCGGTTCCAGCGGTATCGCCACCGTCCTGGCCGGTTCCCTCGCCACCTGGCTGCAGAACCGCCGTGCCCCGACCAAGATCCGCATCTCCATCACCCGAGCCGACCGCACCCTGGAACTCGAGACCAGTGACGCCGCCGAGGCCGAAGCGCTGATCCAGCGATTCCTGGGAGAGGACTCCGATGGAGTCTGACGACGCTGCCATCCTCATCGGCGTCTCCCAGTACCGGGACCCCTCCCTCCTGGACGTGCCCGCAGCGCGCAACAGCCTGCACGCGATGCACCGGTTGCTGACCAGCCCCGAGTTGTGCGGCTGGTCCGAGGACCAGGTGCACGTTCTGGAGGACCCCGCAGGGGCCACAGACCTGGCCCTGGAACTGCACCGCCTGGCCGAGGAGACCACGGGTACCCTGCTGATCTACTTCGTCGGCCACGG from Streptomyces sp. NBC_00258 includes:
- a CDS encoding effector-associated constant component EACC1; this encodes MRTAAGEYEMHGTQGTGATDVQIRLDSETELDDRLALIGWLRGERGLQGRVHVLPAAPAENELGAGLDLLTVSLGSSGIATVLAGSLATWLQNRRAPTKIRISITRADRTLELETSDAAEAEALIQRFLGEDSDGV